A single genomic interval of Odontesthes bonariensis isolate fOdoBon6 chromosome 3, fOdoBon6.hap1, whole genome shotgun sequence harbors:
- the LOC142376765 gene encoding red-sensitive opsin-like: MAEEWGKQSFAARRYNEETTRGSAFAYTNSNNTKDPFEGPNYHIAPRWIYNVSTIWMIFVVIASVFTNGLVLVATAKFKKLRHPLNWILVNLAIADLGETVFASTISVCNQYFGYFILGHPMCVFEGYTVSTCGIAALWSLTIISWERWVVVCKPFGNVKFDAKWATGGIVFSWVWSAAWCAPPIFGWSRYWPHGLKTSCGPDVFSGSDDPGVISYMIVLMITCCILPLAVIILCYLAVWLAIRAVAMQQKESESTQKAEREVSRMVVVMIIAYCVCWGPYTFFACFAAANPGYAFHPLTAAMPAYFAKSATIYNPVIYVFMNRQFRTCILQLFGKQVDDGSEVSTSKTEVSSVAPA, from the exons ATGGCAGAGGAGTGGGGAAAACAGTCATTTGCTGCCAGACGGTACAATGAAGAAACAACAAGGGGTTCTGCCTTTGCTTACACAAACAGCAATAATACCAAAG ATCCCTTTGAGGGACCCAACTACCACATTGCTCCCCGATGGATTTACAATGTTTCAACAATCTGGATGATTTTTGTGGTGATTGCATCGGTCTTCACCAATGGCCTCGTATTGGTGGCCACAGCAAAGTTCAAGAAACTGCGTCACCCTCTGAACTGGATCTTGGTTAATCTTGCTATAGCTGATCTTGGAGAGACGGTTTTTGCCAGCACCATCAGTGTGTGCAACCAGTATTTTGGATATTTCATTCTGGGACACCCAATGTGCGTCTTTGAAGGCTACACTGTCTCAACTTGTG GTATTGCTGCTCTTTGGTCCCTAACTATCATCTCCTGGGAGAGATGGGTAGTTGTGTGCAAACCTTTTGGAAATGTCAAGTTTGATGCCAAATGGGCCACAGGTGGAATTGTGTTCTCCTGGGTGTGGTCTGCAGCGTGGTGTGCTCCTCCCATCTTTGGATGGAGCAG GTATTGGCCCCATGGACTGAAAACTTCCTGTGGGCCTGATGTATTCAGTGGCAGTGACGACCCTGGAGTCATTTCCTACATGATTGTTCTTATGATTACATGCTGCATCCTTCCCCTGGCTGTCATCATTTTGTGCTACCTTGCTGTGTGGTTGGCCATCCGTGCT GTTGCCATGCAGCAGAAGGAATCTGAGTCAACCCAGAAAGCTGAGAGAGAAGTATCCAGGATGGTGGTTGTCATGATCATAGCTTATTGTGTGTGCTGGGGACCTTACACCTTCTTTGCCTGCTTTGCTGCGGCCAACCCTGGATACGCCTTCCATCCTCTGACTGCTGCCATGCCTGCATACTTTGCAAAGAGCGCCACCATCTACAACCCAGTCATATATGTCTTCATGAACCGACAG TTCCGCACATGCATCCTGCAACTGTTTGGCAAACAGGTGGATGATGGCTCTGAAGTATCCACATCAAAGACAGAGGTCTCCTCTGTGGCTCCTGCATAA